Proteins from a single region of Dysosmobacter acutus:
- the purB gene encoding adenylosuccinate lyase: protein MRKDRYESPLASRYASEYMLHLFSPDMRFSTWRRLWVALARAEHTLGLPVSAEQVEELAAHTEDVDYDVVAAREKEIRHDVMAHIYAYGQVCPKAAGIIHLGATSCYVTDNADLILYREALRHLRGQLLAAMSNLCDFAERYRAMPTLGYTHYQPAQPVTVGKRATLWLQDLESDLAELDFVIGSMKFLGCRGTTGTEASFLDLFEGDTDRIDEMNRLIAREFGFAQCFPVCGQTYPRKTDSRILNVLSSIAQSCYRFANDLRLLQHDRQVEEPFEDKQVGSSAMAYKRNPMRCERICSLSRYLMADAMNAPMTASVQWMERTLDDSANRRISLPEGFLCADAILRLMQNVTRGLHVNEKIVDRTVREYLPFLATENLLMEAVKRGGDRQQLHEIIRRCSMEATGCMKEGERCDLLERLAAESAFAMTEEEMQALLDPALYTGRCAQQVERYVASIRPLLLEKEENCQEISL, encoded by the coding sequence ATGCGCAAAGACCGCTACGAATCGCCCCTGGCGTCCCGGTACGCCTCAGAGTATATGCTGCATCTCTTTTCACCGGACATGCGCTTTTCCACCTGGCGCCGGCTGTGGGTGGCTCTGGCCCGGGCGGAGCACACGTTGGGCCTGCCGGTCTCCGCGGAGCAGGTGGAGGAGCTGGCCGCCCATACGGAGGACGTCGATTACGACGTGGTGGCCGCCCGGGAGAAGGAAATCCGCCACGATGTCATGGCCCACATCTACGCCTACGGCCAGGTGTGCCCCAAGGCCGCCGGCATCATCCACTTGGGCGCCACGTCCTGCTATGTCACCGACAACGCGGACCTGATCCTCTACCGGGAGGCCCTGCGCCATCTGCGCGGCCAGCTGCTGGCGGCCATGAGTAACCTCTGTGACTTTGCAGAGCGCTACCGGGCCATGCCCACCCTGGGCTACACCCATTACCAGCCCGCCCAGCCGGTGACCGTTGGCAAGCGGGCCACCCTCTGGCTGCAGGATCTGGAGAGCGACCTTGCAGAGCTGGATTTTGTCATCGGCTCCATGAAGTTCCTGGGATGCCGGGGCACCACCGGTACGGAGGCCAGCTTTCTGGACCTCTTTGAGGGGGACACGGACAGGATCGACGAGATGAACCGGCTGATCGCCAGGGAGTTCGGCTTTGCCCAGTGCTTCCCGGTCTGCGGCCAGACCTATCCCCGCAAGACCGACAGCCGGATTTTAAACGTGCTCTCCTCCATTGCCCAAAGCTGCTACCGCTTTGCAAACGACCTGCGGCTGCTGCAGCACGACCGGCAGGTTGAAGAGCCCTTTGAGGACAAGCAGGTGGGCTCCTCCGCCATGGCCTACAAGAGAAATCCCATGCGCTGTGAGCGCATCTGCTCGCTGAGCCGCTATCTGATGGCCGACGCCATGAACGCCCCCATGACCGCCTCCGTCCAGTGGATGGAGCGGACGCTGGACGACTCGGCCAACCGGCGCATCTCCCTGCCTGAGGGATTCCTCTGCGCCGACGCCATACTGCGTCTCATGCAGAACGTCACCCGCGGCCTCCATGTCAATGAAAAGATTGTGGACCGTACGGTGCGGGAGTATCTCCCCTTCCTTGCCACGGAAAACCTGCTGATGGAGGCGGTGAAGCGCGGCGGCGACCGCCAGCAGCTCCATGAGATCATTCGCCGCTGCTCCATGGAGGCCACCGGGTGCATGAAGGAGGGGGAGCGGTGCGACCTTCTGGAGCGGCTGGCCGCCGAAAGCGCCTTTGCCATGACCGAAGAGGAGATGCAGGCGCTGCTGGACCCCGCCCTCTACACCGGCCGCTGTGCCCAGCAGGTGGAGCGCTACGTGGCCTCCATCCGTCCGCTGCTTTTGGAAAAAGAGGAGAACTGCCAGGAGATCAGCCTGTAA
- the asnB gene encoding asparagine synthase B — MCSIMGFSKKTVGREEIREYFDRTKSRGPDMSRVVETKSGYLCFHRLAIMGLEETGMQPFELEGDMVVCNGELYNWRGQKEKLEEHYQFWSGSDCELLLPMYREYGLSMFSRLDAEFALILYDSMTDTLVAARDPIGIRPLFYGYDSGDAIVFASEAKNLVGLCREIRPFPPGHYYAFGRFVRYMDLTTVREYCEDDLETVCANIREKLVAGVKKRLDADAPLGFLLSGGLDSSLVCAISAKLLHKPIRTFAIGMDKDAIDLKYAREVADYIGADHTEVYMTRDQVISSLEEVIAMLGTYDITTIRASMGMYLCCKAIHERSDIRVLMTGEISDELFGYKYTDFAPSPEAFQQEAKKRIDEIYMYDVLRADRCISVNSLEARVPFGDLEFVRYVMSVDPAKKMNVYHKGKYLLRRAFEGDLLPRDILYREKAAFSDAVGHSMVDDLKEYAEAVYSDEDYEKKRKKYGFAIPFTKESLLYREIFERYYPGQARMVKDFWMPNRSWKGCDVNDPSARVLANYGGSGE; from the coding sequence ATGTGTTCAATCATGGGATTCAGCAAAAAGACCGTCGGCCGGGAGGAAATCCGGGAGTATTTCGACCGGACGAAATCCCGGGGACCGGACATGTCCCGTGTGGTGGAGACCAAATCCGGGTATCTGTGCTTCCACCGCCTGGCCATCATGGGCCTGGAGGAAACCGGCATGCAGCCCTTTGAGCTGGAGGGCGACATGGTGGTGTGCAACGGCGAGCTGTACAACTGGCGGGGGCAGAAAGAGAAACTGGAGGAGCACTACCAATTCTGGAGCGGGAGCGACTGCGAGCTGCTGCTGCCCATGTACCGGGAGTATGGCCTGTCCATGTTCTCCCGGCTGGACGCGGAGTTTGCGCTGATCCTCTACGACAGCATGACCGACACGCTGGTGGCCGCCCGGGACCCCATCGGCATCCGGCCCCTTTTCTACGGCTATGACAGCGGGGACGCCATTGTCTTTGCCAGCGAGGCAAAGAACCTTGTGGGCCTGTGCCGGGAGATTCGTCCCTTCCCGCCGGGACACTACTACGCCTTTGGACGGTTTGTCCGCTATATGGACCTGACCACGGTGCGGGAGTACTGTGAGGATGATCTGGAAACCGTCTGCGCCAATATCCGGGAGAAGCTTGTGGCCGGCGTAAAGAAGCGGCTGGACGCCGACGCGCCCCTTGGGTTTTTGCTCAGCGGCGGGCTGGACTCCAGCCTGGTGTGCGCCATCTCCGCAAAGCTTTTGCATAAGCCCATCCGCACCTTTGCCATCGGCATGGATAAAGACGCCATTGATCTCAAGTACGCAAGAGAGGTGGCCGATTACATCGGCGCCGACCACACGGAGGTCTATATGACCCGGGACCAGGTCATCTCCTCTTTGGAAGAGGTGATCGCCATGCTGGGCACCTACGATATCACCACCATCCGGGCCAGCATGGGCATGTACCTCTGCTGCAAGGCCATCCACGAGCGGAGTGACATCCGGGTGCTGATGACCGGCGAGATATCCGATGAGCTGTTTGGGTATAAGTACACCGATTTTGCACCGTCGCCGGAGGCCTTCCAGCAGGAGGCCAAAAAGCGGATCGATGAGATTTACATGTATGATGTGCTCCGGGCGGACCGCTGCATCAGCGTCAACTCCCTGGAGGCCAGGGTACCCTTTGGCGACCTGGAGTTTGTGCGCTATGTCATGAGCGTGGACCCGGCTAAGAAGATGAACGTCTACCACAAGGGGAAGTACCTGCTGCGCCGCGCCTTTGAGGGCGACCTGCTGCCCCGCGACATCCTCTACCGGGAGAAGGCAGCTTTCTCCGACGCCGTGGGCCACTCCATGGTGGACGATCTGAAAGAGTACGCCGAGGCGGTCTACTCCGATGAAGACTACGAAAAGAAGCGGAAAAAGTACGGCTTCGCCATCCCCTTCACCAAGGAGAGCCTGCTCTACCGGGAGATTTTTGAACGATACTACCCCGGTCAGGCGCGCATGGTCAAGGACTTCTGGATGCCCAACAGGTCCTGGAAGGGCTGCGATGTCAACGACCCCTCCGCCCGGGTGCTGGCCAACTACGGCGGCAGCGGCGAATAA